One stretch of Corynebacterium auriscanis DNA includes these proteins:
- a CDS encoding ABC transporter permease has product MTVNPQSQSSSAALHADIQRMTAATESHNIPASKSQTLRAAWRDLARGFTQRELWLALGWQDIKQRYRRSTLGPLWITIATAVMAVALGLLYSLLFQQDLARFLPHVAVGLILWSFIAGCIKEGAEVFIDNEGLIKQLPSALSVHVYRLVWKQFLFMCHNLVIWLALLAIFRIPVGWNVLLTIPAMFLLVVNGIWVSMFFGIIATRFRDVAPLLESLVQLAFYMTPIVWTTATLKEQGGAVAERAKIAEINPLYHYLEIVRGPMIHEPVAAYSWWVVLGFTAVGLVATLLVMRQWRFRVAYWV; this is encoded by the coding sequence ATGACGGTTAACCCCCAGTCGCAATCTTCCAGCGCGGCACTGCACGCGGATATACAGCGCATGACTGCCGCCACCGAGTCGCACAACATCCCCGCATCCAAGTCCCAGACGCTCCGCGCCGCGTGGCGCGACCTGGCTCGGGGATTCACCCAACGCGAACTATGGTTGGCGCTGGGTTGGCAGGACATCAAGCAGCGCTACCGTCGCTCGACCCTGGGCCCACTGTGGATCACCATCGCAACCGCAGTCATGGCGGTGGCTCTAGGGTTGCTGTATTCCCTGCTATTCCAACAAGACTTGGCGCGATTCCTGCCCCACGTGGCGGTGGGCCTGATTCTGTGGAGCTTCATCGCCGGCTGCATTAAAGAAGGCGCAGAAGTCTTCATCGATAATGAAGGCCTCATCAAACAACTGCCCTCGGCCCTATCGGTGCACGTATACCGGCTAGTGTGGAAGCAATTCCTGTTCATGTGCCACAACTTGGTGATCTGGCTGGCCTTGCTGGCAATCTTCCGCATCCCGGTAGGCTGGAACGTCTTGCTGACAATCCCGGCCATGTTCTTGCTGGTTGTTAACGGTATTTGGGTGTCCATGTTCTTCGGCATTATCGCCACTCGCTTCCGCGATGTGGCACCGTTGCTGGAATCACTGGTGCAGCTGGCTTTCTATATGACGCCCATCGTGTGGACCACCGCCACCCTCAAGGAGCAGGGCGGGGCTGTCGCAGAACGCGCCAAGATTGCCGAGATTAACCCGCTGTACCACTACCTAGAAATTGTCCGTGGGCCGATGATCCATGAACCCGTGGCAGCATACAGCTGGTGGGTTGTGCTGGGCTTTACAGCTGTTGGACTCGTTGCAACTCTGCTGGTGATGCGCCAATGGCGCTTCCGCGTGGCGTACTGGGTTTAA